The Solicola gregarius DNA window TACACGCTGCGCTACTACGAGCGCATCGGCATGGTCGGTGTCGAGCGCGACGCGTCCGGGTATCGGCAGTACGACCGGGACTCGATCGGTCGGCTCATGTTCATCACTCGGCTGCGGCTCTCCGATATGCCGATCCGGGACATCCAGCGCTACATCGCGCTCGTCGAGGAGGGCGATCGCACGATCCCCGAACGCCGCGAACTGCTCGAGAGTCATCGCGAGTCGATCCGTGGCCAGCTCGGCGACCTGCAGGTCGCACTCGCGGTCGTCGACTACAAGATCGCGACGTACGGCGGCGAACTGGCCGACACGGCCTAGCCGCAAACCGACAGAACAACACCGCCAAACCCGGGCGAAGCACGCCCGAAAACAGGAGACAGCTATGCCATCAGACACCTTTCCTACCCGTCGCATCGGCGAGCTCGAGGTATCCGCGCTCGGCCTCGGCTGCATGGGGATGAGCTTCGCGTACGGGGCCACCGACCGAGCAGAGTCACTGGCGACGATCAACCGCGCGCTGGACGCCGGCGTCCGTTTCCTCGACACCGCCGAGATGTACGGGAACGGCCACAACGAGGAGCTCCTCCGCGAGGTGCTCGCTACTCGTCGCGACGACGCGGTGGTGGCGACGAAGTTCGGCATTCGCACCGATCCGGAGACGTCGATGCCGGCCGGCAACGACGGATCGCCCGAGAACGCTCGCCGCGCGGTCGACGGGTCCCTGTCGCGGCTCGGCATCGACACGATCGACCTGTACTACCTGCACCGGGTCGACCCGGACGTCCCCATCGAGGAGACCGTCGGTGCGATGGGCGAGCTGGTCGCTGCCGGAAAGGTACGTGCGCTCGGCCTGTCCGAGGCGTCGGCGGAGACGCTGCGCCGCGCCAGTGCGGTTCACCCGATCGCGGCGCTGCAGAGCGAGTGGTCGGTGTTCAGCCGCGATATCGAGCGTGACGTTCTACCGACGGCGCGCGGACTCGGCATCGCGCTCGTCCCTTACAGCCCGCTCGGGCGCGGGCTGCTGACCGGTGCGGCGGCGGCGTACGCGAACCTGGCCGACGACGACTTCCGACGTACGCTGCCGCGCTGGCAGGCGGAGAACCTCGACGCCAACCTCGCGCTCGTGCGGCGCATCCGCGAGATCGCGACCGACCTCGGTGCGACGGCCTCGCAGGTCGCACTCGCCTGGCTGCTCGCAGGGCAACGACGGCGTGCCGATCCCGGGCACCAAGCGGCGTACGTACCTCGAGGAGAACATCGGCGCCGTGCGGGTCGACCTACCGGCCGACGCCGTCGCGGAGCTGTCCGCGATGGAGCCGGCCGGTGATCGCTACCCGGAGATGAGCTGGGTGGCGGGCGAGAGCGCCCGCGCCAGCTGATCGGACGCGTCTACGCGGCGTCGTCGAGCGTCTCGGGAGCGGTCAGGGACCACACGGTGTACGACATGGCGTCCGACATGTTGTCGAGCATCGTCGGGTCGATGTTCGCGGTCGTATCGCATTCGGAGTGGTAGCACGGGTCGTACGGCTCGCCGGCCGTACCGCCCCAGAGCTGCGCCTCCTCCTCGGTCTTCGTGCCCTCGGCACCGGTGAAGAGGCCGCCGATCGGTACGCCCGCATCCTCGAACGCCGCGTGGTCGCTGCGACCGCCGACGGTTGTCGGAGCCGTCTGGATGTCGCGGGTGGCGAGGAACTCGTTGAACGTGCCTTCGACCGCGTCGTCGCCGTCGTACACGAAGTAGCCGCCGTTCGGCGAGCCGATCATGTCGAAGTTCAGGTACACGTCGATGCGGTCGAGCTCGGCGGCGTCGAGTGAGTCGACGTAGTGCGAGGAGCCGAGCAGGCCCTGCTCCTCGGCGCCCCACCACGCGAAGCGCACCGTGACGCTGGGATTCGGGTTCGCCTCGGCGAACGCGAGTGCGGTCGCGAGCTCGCCCGCCGACCCGGACCCGTTGTCGTTGATGCCGGCGCCCGCGTCGACGCTGTCGAGGTGCCCGCCGAGCATCACCACGCGCGACGGGTCTGCACCCGCGAGCTCGGCGGTGATGTTGTACGACTCGCCGCCGAAGGTGTCGAACGGCTGCTCGGTGACCGTGTAGCCCGCGGTCTCGAGCTGTTCGGTGACGTAGTCGACGGACGCGCGGTAGCCGGTCGTACCCGTCGCCCGGTTTCCGCCGTTCTCGTCGGCGATCTGCTGGAGGGCGTCGAGATGGGCCTGTACGGCGGCGACGTCGATGTCGGGTGCGGCGAGGGTGGCCGGATCGTCGGGGGCGGCGGCCGTCGGCGCGGCCAGGGTGCTCGCGGCGGCAACGGTTGCGGCGGCTGCGATGGCGATACGTACGTTCATGGTGTCGTCCTCTCGATGGCGGTCGGCCGCGACCCGGGAGGCGATTCCCGAGCCGCGGCCGACGTTCATGTGCACCGAAGGTGCGATAGGTGGGGGCCGATCAGCCGACCGACACCGCGGTCCACGCGGCCTCGACCGCCTGCACCTCGGCACTCCCCTCGCCGTACAGGTCGGTTGCGGCCTGGACGGTGTGCTCGCGCGCGTCGGCGTACGTCTCGGTGCTGACCATGTACTCGCTCAGCGCCTTGAACCAGATCGCGGCGGCGGCCTCATTGCCGATGCCGGTGACGGTGGAGCCGTCGCACGTCGGGCTGTTGCCGAACTCGCTCTCCCCGCTGCCGTTGGCGAGCAGGTAGAAGAAGTGGTTACCGACACCCGAGGAGTAGTGCGGATCCGATGCCGGGACCTCTTCGCTCCAGCAGTCGAACGACCCGCCGTCCTTGCTCGGCTCGTCCATGTAGCGCAGCGGCGTGCCGTCGCCGTTGATGTCGATCATCTCGCCGATCGTGAAGTCCGGCGTATCGCTTGCGTTGTTCGCGTAGAACTCGACCATCGTGCCGAAGATGTCGCTGGTGGCCTCGTTGAGCCCGCCGGCATCGCCTGAGTACTCCAGGCCGGCCGTGTGCTCGTTGACGCCGTGCGACATCTCGTGCCCGGCAACGTCCAGCTCGACCAGCGGCGCGGCGTCGCCGGCCCCGTCGCCGTACGTCATCTGGCTACCGTCCCAGAACGCGTTGACGTACCCGGTGCCGTAGTGAACGCGCGACGGTACGCCCGTTCCGTCGCCGAAGATGCCGTCGCGGCCGTGCGTCTCCTTGAAGTAGTCGAACGTCGTGGCGGCACCGAAGTGCGCGTCGACGCCTGCGGAGGCGCGATCGGCGTTCGTACCGTCGCCCCACGCGTTGTCGTCGTCGACGAACGTGTCGCAGGAGAACTCCGTGTTGTTCATATCGCAGGTCTCACCGTTGCCGTGCGACGGATCGATCATCTCGAACCCGCTGGCGCCCGACGTCGTGTCGATCTCGACGTCGCCGACGAAGATCCCCGAGCCGGTGCCCGCCTCGGCGGCCTCGGACCCGTCGGCCTGGCCCGGTCCTGCGTCGGCCTTCTGGCCCACTCGGATCGGGGTCATGATGGCCTCGTCCGCGCTGCGTACCTTGCCGGTACGCGCGTCGGTCACGACGCTCTGCCGGCTCGGTGTCTGACCGTCGGCCTGCACGCCGTGCACGACCGTCTGCCAGGCGAGCACTGGTCGACCATCGCGGGCGTCGACGACGAGCCTCGGCTCGCCGACTCGGCGCACAGTCGCCGATGTCGCACCCTCACGCGCCTGTGTGCGAGCGGCGCTCTTCGCGACACCGGGGGCGTTGTTAACGCGAATCGCGCGGTCCTGTGCGACGGAGACGTTGTCGGTCCGGCCGTTCTCGGTGACGTGCACGACGAAGTCGCCGCCGAGCACGGGCAGGCCACGGTACGTGCGTTCGTACCTGACGGCGGCGCCGTCCTTCGAGGTGACCTTGTCGACGACGCGGTACGCGTCGCCACGTGTGCCGAGCACATCCGTACGGTTCTCTTTGACGAACTGCCGGGCGACTGCTTGTGGGTTGTCGTCCGGGGCGTTGCCGACGGCCGCTGCCCCGCTCAGCGGCGCCATGGCACCCAGTCCGGCCGCGAGTACGGTGCTGCTCGCGACGGCGATGACCTTCCTCATGAGGGTTCCTCTCGGTAGGGGTACGTAGACCATTCCCGGGTTAACAGCGGTTCACTCATGCCAACCGGCCATGCCTTCGGTGGCATGGCCGGATGCGAGCGACTCCTGACGGGCGCGGTCAGTCGCCCTCGTGCCGCTCCGCCCACGCGGTGTAGATCGGCTGGTTCGAGAGTGCGTCCGCGAGCGCGTCGCCGACGAACCGGGCCAGCTTGTCGAGACTCGTCACCAACGGGTTGTGCCGCTCGGCGATGAGCAGCTGGCGTACCCGGATCGGGGAGTCGACGAG harbors:
- a CDS encoding MerR family transcriptional regulator, which gives rise to MTSTVQELRDVLDTTPVADLPPVTELLCSSTLSESVEGPLSIAEVSELIGVSTYTLRYYERIGMVGVERDASGYRQYDRDSIGRLMFITRLRLSDMPIRDIQRYIALVEEGDRTIPERRELLESHRESIRGQLGDLQVALAVVDYKIATYGGELADTA
- a CDS encoding aldo/keto reductase; translation: MPSDTFPTRRIGELEVSALGLGCMGMSFAYGATDRAESLATINRALDAGVRFLDTAEMYGNGHNEELLREVLATRRDDAVVATKFGIRTDPETSMPAGNDGSPENARRAVDGSLSRLGIDTIDLYYLHRVDPDVPIEETVGAMGELVAAGKVRALGLSEASAETLRRASAVHPIAALQSEWSVFSRDIERDVLPTARGLGIALVPYSPLGRGLLTGAAAAYANLADDDFRRTLPRWQAENLDANLALVRRIREIATDLGATASQVALAWLLAGQRRRADPGHQAAYVPRGEHRRRAGRPTGRRRRGAVRDGAGR
- a CDS encoding M28 family metallopeptidase, which codes for MNVGRGSGIASRVAADRHREDDTMNVRIAIAAAATVAAASTLAAPTAAAPDDPATLAAPDIDVAAVQAHLDALQQIADENGGNRATGTTGYRASVDYVTEQLETAGYTVTEQPFDTFGGESYNITAELAGADPSRVVMLGGHLDSVDAGAGINDNGSGSAGELATALAFAEANPNPSVTVRFAWWGAEEQGLLGSSHYVDSLDAAELDRIDVYLNFDMIGSPNGGYFVYDGDDAVEGTFNEFLATRDIQTAPTTVGGRSDHAAFEDAGVPIGGLFTGAEGTKTEEEAQLWGGTAGEPYDPCYHSECDTTANIDPTMLDNMSDAMSYTVWSLTAPETLDDAA
- a CDS encoding M4 family metallopeptidase, with translation MRKVIAVASSTVLAAGLGAMAPLSGAAAVGNAPDDNPQAVARQFVKENRTDVLGTRGDAYRVVDKVTSKDGAAVRYERTYRGLPVLGGDFVVHVTENGRTDNVSVAQDRAIRVNNAPGVAKSAARTQAREGATSATVRRVGEPRLVVDARDGRPVLAWQTVVHGVQADGQTPSRQSVVTDARTGKVRSADEAIMTPIRVGQKADAGPGQADGSEAAEAGTGSGIFVGDVEIDTTSGASGFEMIDPSHGNGETCDMNNTEFSCDTFVDDDNAWGDGTNADRASAGVDAHFGAATTFDYFKETHGRDGIFGDGTGVPSRVHYGTGYVNAFWDGSQMTYGDGAGDAAPLVELDVAGHEMSHGVNEHTAGLEYSGDAGGLNEATSDIFGTMVEFYANNASDTPDFTIGEMIDINGDGTPLRYMDEPSKDGGSFDCWSEEVPASDPHYSSGVGNHFFYLLANGSGESEFGNSPTCDGSTVTGIGNEAAAAIWFKALSEYMVSTETYADAREHTVQAATDLYGEGSAEVQAVEAAWTAVSVG